A window of the Hordeum vulgare subsp. vulgare chromosome 5H, MorexV3_pseudomolecules_assembly, whole genome shotgun sequence genome harbors these coding sequences:
- the LOC123452901 gene encoding uncharacterized protein LOC123452901 isoform X3, producing MDFAAMKRRELQALCKEHGLKANGSNADLAARLAATLPISGGAEEDAVGVVVGKGCLKRSSGGAIGGDSDAAKKVTFVLEEEEEEEEAEVGDRRRRSQLLLSPVVARTRGRRRAEGALSLAEEAGGEGRTTRSQVGSDSADESDGGKAGADAVTRRHTRNAANLGAGDVVERVAGAAGRKTPAKSEQQEVDAGEAVGKKHQLKRKTRENEADDVDVSVQVGVSRRSARASALQSEPAAAPSPVVHNKRGRKKAGDIKEQDRVKEQPTEIQHVGRRSGSVVVTPLTPAVSENKRSRSKVLEGKTAVEKVADVEISGRTTRSSSVAADATSPIVVVNKRRKKESVCSDEGPHTVPDVTNGAPVTRVLRNRAIQTVGSTDLKVAQPTMLNSAKDGVEDGVAKRGGHVGSKKRKMPNGRATVATNGGEIPFSDSNGKASAMDMHLEIPGPVRRSMRKSVVPLFLEHETKGMHGDVEIKETVTKPVGRSTRRSVAPVILEKECKGLTKPVEIKATVTKPVGRSNRRSVAPITLEKQCKGLTKEMVPQAHVKGPAKKSVVLSMTEKGRKSIVTDMIPEARAGRSTRKPALAIVNSKKNDHCEAASSEKSSSAKSEELEKQQTVKEPVRRLTRKSFVPAVLEKDRKVVPAEMNPDTQVNNENGDHTNMECAKGEHLEKQLVVKEPSRRSTHESVAPHVMEKEIKGLQEESKSEDPVSTSVRKLAGPNAVDKQSKDHREIVPHVIEKEINGSQEESKPDVPVRTVCKLAGPNVVDKESKYHTEIVRREESSVRPRSAQTRHSVQNDASLRHTRYRSSKLAISPLQSKPTASKGRLTKRSGTASLEEVMPPEEQKEEQIAHGVDTSDTIDVASANSLESGVLPSPAEKSDLRDSQLKSQPEGTVVDSSISLGKDVSTSLEFELESPVVGTTDTEKPSSDLTIPDCKHVGDLSEEALDSTENDAGRCSPDLGNIEGPDTHNTSPSFKNGIEESDVHKVECQVETVASLKPDSYQGSDEYSTRVEESVGLMFSSQHNNEQEGFTVSTLRKDWVASVQLYSSEDVHHTVRDVTRKDGICYKEEKTALIPSDINALHEKSHADEPAEHVSGVSGALFRISQSTTIVDEVNSDSSQLESVDALDNHIVSSNTKGLQKDNIEECNLYNARVTEGIHASVMSEAERVAVPETLALHELLKRNLEGDDLEVQSFNHCEDESPKQSTCEGQSFLGSGICQTVSQRYTDLVCVKDHEDECNQHSEDQLTSGILGSGMSEPALVERSEIGMALFPAAETSPFSDEQLNTKLEGNAEQSLISDKDSSNITLTDFLGKNHLSSFKGPIMDPWHDQELPNDMPAPKPPEESAVFLDDKVSGSVQSRSSDKDGSNISDTGSLGNKNLSSMKDPSMDPCHDQELPSDLSMDPCHDQEPPSDMPAPKSPEDLAACMDERVSGSVGICQTSASIVKGNHIAMDPHCAVKQVDNLSQSAAALLRNRKRTPCKPDGLEPLSDDLFVIDSSTPMEPLLAEAGLKVGSPDKKLPMEQVQQDDLQVQEGTVEKPSLDSATSESKHECILPDKAGYLSLKNEIYPSSIEQSLSSQDDVQVEAGTLKETALGSTTPECKDEYEFLDEADPHSLKHERGSLIVEQSPFSLPKTLFSQGSVEEPSECVVLSSARVQSENGVCESNSGSDRDTSVDFSAVSKSKDCLDTSEQDKENEGLTEASHQQGDLQVQEDTVERTVLGSDVPECKHECGLPAEAEPRSLMNQRSSIEQSAFAVQSLISKEDVQVQGIVEKTVVGSATPECKHECVSPDKAGPRSLKNARYPSSIEQSKFHLLSPSSQDDVQAQEGTLDKTALGSATPGCKDEYGFPDEADPHSLKHERGSLIVEQSPFSLPKTLFLQESVEEPSECVVLSSVRVQAENGVCEANLGSDHDTIAYFKAVSKSGDFQDTSEQDGENEGLTEASHGLEQVATGQLDLEAVNIMEDADSEEVAYDEENKKLVHPTDMNSLCEKIIVSRPVEHASGLGDSLLSRSLIPSTDNNDVLLSSNPCLFESTNFLDEIDSSNTKALQQGLKKQQCDECKEYQIPFEAGINDMIETGTEKDRDSGVPPLPSEQTSNILMERLNTKLLGTEAPEFDLSCDKDGSDYLETEPAVNNVCRNILMDYSLPKDCSTDDYQQMGLFEDLSEQKSPDNASVCWEDSDPRGVSATIEKPSPSFDLAIPDFKHEGALAEEAVYSMKNNTESCSRDHRRSSIGLHHLFLQESLTGSDLPGDLVLPSTENEDGSNTCHAEKIPGFKHEGALSDEAVYSLKNTESSSRDQRRLSIGLHHLFLQESFKGSDVHDDLVLPSTENEDDSNTRHAEKMVSSEPDSHQGSRVDLSMVEEIKGLFSSQRDYEQEGFLSSSHKTENVASAQLDISEDRNLMRRDIITEVICKEEEKRELIPSLDTDTPCGISHTDEPDEQQITLLQAAETSASADKQLSSESAEDEFKEHNVSSEVTSGIFGVGSVKSNLFHLHEDSHTNPIQGKDLPNDLSAPKSPVQSTTGQAESLLGSGLCHTVVRRSTEEIHTKLQHKRKEECSEYIDDQATLMSERALFGGSVSGMTLLPTAEPSSLPEEQFDPEPECDGFEEPDCSYDEDASYLFGSGSVKNNVPHLGHKEEYYEHSDDPYISGMPKPSLNGESESGVALLPAEETPALTNEHLNFKMEEPSLYFDIDISDMSDTGLMENDNLSSLPKENYMETWKQGEISIGTSAAKSLGESAVCSDDKVPGSGGTCQTSGR from the exons ATGGATTTCGCGGCGATGAAGCGGCGGGAACTGCAGGCGCTCTGCAAGGAGCACGGCCTCAAGGCCAACGGATCAAACGCCGACCTGgccgcccgcctcgccgccaCGCTCCCG ATTTCCGGCGGTGCGGAGGAGGACGCCGTCGGCGTCGTTGTGGGGAAGGGATGTTTGAAGCGATCGTCCGGCGGCGCTATCGGCGGGGATTCGGATGCGGCCAAGAAGgtgacgtttgtgttggaggaagaggaggaagaggaggaggcggaggtgggTGACAGACGCCGGAGGTCCCAGCTGTTGTTGTCGCCGGTTGTTGCCAGGACGAGGGGTAGGCGGAGGGCCGAGGGTGCTCTCTCTCTCGCTGAAGAAGCTGGGGGGGAGGGTCGTACAACGCGTTCCCAAGTTGGTAGTGATTCTGCTGACGAAAGTGATGGTGGGAAGGCAGGTGCAGATGCTGTGACGAGGCGGCACACGAGGAATGCAGCCAATTTGGGTGCAGGTGATGTGGTTGAGAGGGTAGCTGGAGCTGCAGGTCGGAAAACCCCTGCCAAATCCGAGCAACAAGAGGTGGACGCTGGAGAAGCAGTTGGTAAGAAGCATCAGCTGAAGCGGAAGACCAGGGAGAATGAGGCTGACGATGTGGATGTCAGTGTGCAAGTTGGAGTTTCTCGCAGAAGCGCAAGGGCTAGTGCTCTTCAGTCTGAACCTGCTGCCGCACCGTCTCCTGTTGTTCACAAcaaaagagggaggaagaaggcagGAGATATCAAGGAACAAGATCGTGTCAAGGAGCAACCTACTGAAATTCAACATGTGGGCAGAAGATCTGGATCGGTTGTTGTCACTCCACTGACGCCTGCTGTTTCTGAAAATAAGAGAAGTAGGTCAAAGGTGCTGGAAGGGAAAACTGCCGTGGAGAAGGTTGCTGATGTGGAAATATCTGGTAGGACTACAAGATCAAGCTCCGTAGCAGCTGACGCGACGTCACCAATTGTTGTTGTGAAcaagaggagaaagaaggaaagtGTCTGCTCAGATGAAGGGCCACATACAGTTCCAGATGTGACAAATGGTGCTCCTGTTACAAGGGTCTTGAGGAATAGAGCTATTCAGACCGTTGGCAGTACTGACTTGAAGGTAGCTCAGCCAACCATGCTCAATTCCGCCAAAGATGGCGTAGAAGATGGTGTGGCTAAGCGAGGTGGGCATGTGGGGTCCAAAAAGAGGAAAATGCCGAATGGTAGGGCTACAGTAGCCACAAATGGCGGTGAAATCCCATTTTCTGATAGCAATGGTAAGGCTTCTGCTATGGACATGCACTTAGAGATACCTGGGCCTGTGAGAAGATCAATGCGGAAATCTGTTGTTCCAttgtttcttgagcatgaaaccaAAGGTATGCATGGAGATGTGGAGATCAAAGAAACAGTGACAAAACCTGTTGGGCGATCAACCCGGCGGTCTGTTGCCCCAGTTATACTTGAGAAAGAGTGCAAGGGTCTCACAAAACCTGTGGAGATCAAAGCAACAGTGACAAAACCTGTTGGGCGATCAAACCGCCGATCTGTTGCCCCAATTACTCTTGAGAAACAGTGCAAGGGTCTCACAAAAGAAATGGTTCCTCAAGCGCATGTTAAGGGACCAGCAAAGAAATCTGTTGTCTTGTCTATGACTGAGAAAGGAAGAAAGAGCATCGTTACAGACATGATTCCAGAAGCGCGTGCTGGAAGGTCAACGCGGAAACCTGCTCTTGCTATTGTTAATAGTAAGAAGAATGATCACTGTGAAGCAGCCAGCAGTGAGAAGTCTTCAAGTGCTAAGAGTGAGGAGTTGGAGAAGCAACAAACAGTCAAGGAACCTGTTAGACGGTTAACACGGAAATCATTTGTCCCAGCTGTGCTTGAGAAGGACAGGAAGGTTGTACCTGCAGAAATGAATCCTGATACACAGGTCAATAATGAGAATGGTGATCACACTAATATGGAATGTGCTAAGGGTGAACACTTGGAGAAACAACTAGTAGTGAAAGAACCATCTAGGCGATCAACGCATGAATCTGTTGCCCCACATGTGATGGAGAAAGAAATTAAGGGTTTACAAGAAGAATCAAAGTCTGAAGATCCTGTGAGCACATCCGTTCGTAAGCTGGCTGGTCCTAATGCGGTTGATAAGCAGAGCAAAGATCACAGAGAAATTGTCCCACATGTGATTGAGAAAGAAATTAATGGTTCTCAAGAAGAATCAAAGCCAGATGTTCCTGTGAGGACAGTGTGTAAACTGGCTGGTCCTAATGTGGTTGATAAGGAGAGCAAGTATCACACTGAAATTGTCAGAAGGGAAGAGTCAAGTGTTCGCCCAAGAAGCGCACAAACAAGACATTCTGTTCAGAATGATGCGAGTCTGCGGCACACAAGATACAGATCTTCAAAGCTAGCAATATCACCGCTACAGTCAAAGCCCACAGCTTCAAAGGGAAGACTGACAAAGAGGAGTGGAACTGCATCTTTGGAAGAAGTTATGCCTCCTGAAGAGCAGAAGGAAGAACAAATTGCTCATGGTGTCGACACGAGTGATACGATCGATGTTGCCAGTGCTAATAGCTtggaaagtggg gtgctaccttcCCCAGCTGAAAAATCTGATTTGCGTGACTCCCAGCTTAAATCTCAGCCGGAGGGCACAGTTGTTGATTCCAGCATCAGCCTTGGTAAAGATGTTAGTACCAGCTTGGAGTTTGAGCTCGAGAGCCCAGTAGTAG GTACCACTGACACTGAGAAGCCTTCGTCCGATTTAACTATTCCGGACTGTAAACATGTAGGTGATTTATCTGAGGAAGCCCTGGACTCAACAGAAAATGATGCTGGAAGGTGCTCACCAGATCTTGGAAACATAGAAGGACCTGATACACATAATACTAGTCCATCTTTTAAAAATGGCATAGAAGAATCAGATGTTCACAAGGTTGAATGTCAAGTTGAAACAGTTGCTTCATTAAAACCTGACTCATATCAAGGCTCTGATGAATATTCAACCAGAGTTGAAGAAAGTGTAGGTTTAATGTTTTCGTCTCAGCATAATAATGAACAAGAAG GATTTACAGTTTCCACCCTCAGAAAAGATTGGGTTGCATCCGTGCAGCTGTATTCGTCAGAGGATGTACATCATACAGTAAG GGATGTTACTAGAAAGGACGGGATCTGCTACAAGGAAGAGAAAACGGCCCTTATTCCTTCAGACATTAATGCTCTCCATGAAAAATCACATGCGGATGAACCTG CTGAGCACGTTTCTGGTGTTAGTGGAGCTCTATTTCGCATTTCACAGAGCACCACTATTGTTGATGAAGTTAATTCGGATTCTTCACAACTAGAATCAGTTGATGCTTTAGATAATCATATAGTATCTTCTAATACCAAAGGGCTTCAAAAGGATAACATAGAGGAATGCAATCTATACAATGCTAGAGTTACAGAAGGCATCCATGCAAGTGTCATGTCTGAAGCTGAACGGGTTGCGGTACCAGAAACATTAGCATTGCATGAGCTGCTTAAGCGCAATCTGGAGGGTGATGATCTCGAAGTACAAAGCTTTAACCACTGTGAAGATGAATCTCCAAAACAATCTACATGTGAGGGTCAAAGCTTTTTAGGGTCAG GTATTTGTCAAACTGTTTCACAAAGGTATACAGATTTAGTTTGTGTCAAGGATCATGAAGATGAATGCAATCAACACAGTGAAGATCAGCTTACTTCAGGCATCCTAGGAAGTGGCATGTCTGAACCTGCACTTGTTGAACGATCGGAAATTGGAATGGCTTTGTTCCCAGCTGCAGAAACATCACCATTTTCAGATGAGCAGCTTAACACCAAGCTGGAGGGCAACGCTGAACAAAGCCTTATCAGTGACAAAGACAGCAGCAATATTACTCTCACTGATTTTTTGGGAAAGAATCATCTGTCTAGCTTCAAGGGCCCTATAATGGATCCTTGGCATGACCAGGAGCTCCCAAATGACATGCCTGCACCTAAACCTCCTGAAGAATCTGCAGTTTTTCTGGATGACAAAGTCTCGGGTTCCGTGCAAAGCCGTAGCTCTGATAAAGATGGTAGCAACATCTCTGACACTGGATCTTTGGGAAACAAGAATCTGTCCAGCATGAAGGACCCTTCAATGGATCCTTGCCATGACCAGGAACTCCCCAGTGACCTTTCAATGGATCCTTGCCATGACCAGGAACCCCCCAGTGACATGCCTGCACCTAAATCTCCTGAAGATCTTGCAGCTTGTATGGATGAGAGAGTGTCAGGTTCAGTAG GGATTTGTCAAACTAGTGCAAGTATAGTCAAAGGAAACCACATTGCTATGGATCCCCACTGTGCTGTGAAGCAAGTGGATAACCTGAGCCAATCTGCAGCTGCCTTGCTGAGAAATAGGAAGAGAACACCTTGTAAGCCCGATGGTCTTGAGCCTCTCAGTGATGACTTGTTTGTGATTGATTCATCAACACCTATGGAGCCTCTACTGGCGGAAGCAGGACTCAAAGTTGGCAGTCCTGACAAGAAACTACCTATGGAGCAGGTTCAGCAAGATGATTTACAAGTGCAAGAAG GTACCGTAGAGAAGCCATCATTAGATTCAGCCACATCAGAGAGTAAACATGAATGTATATTACCTGATAAAGCAGGTTATCTCTCATTGAAGAATGAGATATATCCATCAAGTATTGAACAGTCCCTTTCCTCGCAGGATGATGTACAAGTAGAGGCAG GTACCCTAAAGGAGACAGCACTAGGTTCGACTACACCAGAGTGTAAAGATGAatatgaatttcttgatgaagcaGATCCACACTCATTGAAGCACGAGAGAGGTTCATTGATTGTTGAACAATCACCATTTAGTCTGCCGAAGACCCTTTTCTCGCAGGGAAGTGTAGAAGAACCCAGTGAATGTGTTGTCCTTTCTTCAGCAAGAGTTCAGTCTGAAAATGGAGTTTGCGAGTCAAATTCTGGTTCCGACCGTGATACTAGTGTAGACTTTAGTGCAGTTTCCAAAAGTAAAGATTGTCTGGATACTTCTGAGCAAGATAAGGAAAATGAAG GATTAACGGAGGCTAGTCATCAACAAGGTGATCTCCAAGTACAAGAAG ATACCGTGGAGAGGACAGTACTAGGTTCAGATGTACCAGAGTGTAAACATGAATGTGGATTACCTGCTGAAGCAGAACCCCGCTCATTGATGAATCAGAGATCAAGTATTGAGCAATCGGCATTTGCTGTGCAGTCCCTTATCTCAAAGGAGGATGTTCAAGTACAAG GTATTGTAGAGAAGACAGTAGTAGGTTCAGCTACACCGGAGTGTAAACATGAATGTGTATCACCTGATAAAGCAGGACCACGCTCATTGAAGAATGCGAGATATCCATCAAGTATTGAACAATCTAAATTTCATCTGCTGTCCCCTTCCTCGCAGGATGATGTACAAGCACAGGAAG GTACCCTAGACAAGACAGCACTAGGTTCAGCTACACCAGGGTGCAAAGATGAATATGGATTTCCTGATGAAGCAGATCCACATTCATTGAAGCACGAGAGAGGTTCATTGATTGTTGAGCAATCACCATTTAGTCTGCCGAAGACCCTTTTCTTGCAGGAAAGTGTAGAAGAACCCAGTGAATGTGTTGTCCTTTCTTCAGTAAGAGTTCAGGCAGAAAATGGAGTTTGCGAGGCAAATCTTGGTTCAGACCATGATACTATTGCATACTTTAAAGCAGTTTCCAAAAGTGGAGATTTTCAGGATACTTCTGAGCAAGATGGTGAAAATGAAG GATTAACGGAGGCTAGTCATGGACTAGAGCAGGTGGCAACTGGTCAGCTAGATTTGGAGGCTGTAAATATAATGGA GGACGCTGATTCTGAGGAAGTAGCCTATGATGAAGAAAATAAGAAGCTTGTTCATCCTACAGACATGAATTCTTTGTGTGAAAAAATAATTGTCAGCAGACCTG TTGAGCATGCTTCTGGTCTTGGTGATTCTTTATTGAGCAGGTCACTAATTCCTTCTACTGACAACAATGATGTGCTTCTGAGTTCTAATCCTTGCCTGTTTGAATCAACTAATTTCCTGGATGAAATAGATTCGTCAAATACTAAGGCTTTGCAGCAGGGTCTCAAAAAGCAGCAATGTGATGAGTGCAAGGAATACCAAATTCCTTTTGAAGCCGGTATAAACGATATGATTGAAACTGGCACTGAAAAAGACAGAGACAGTGGAGTTCCACCACTTCCATCTGAACAAACATCAAATATTCTTATGGAGCGGCTTAACACTAAGCTGCTGGGCACAGAAGCTCCGGAATTTGACCTTAGCTGTGACAAAGATGGTAGCGATTATTTAGAGACTGAACCTGCTGTGAACAATGTTTGTAGAAATATTCTTATGGACTACAGTTTACCAAAGGATTGTTCTACGGATGATTACCAGCAAATGGGGCTCTTTGAAGACCTTTCTGAACAAAAATCTCCTGACAATGCTTCTGTGTGCTGGGAGGACAGTGatccaagaggagtgtcagctaCCATTGAGAAGCCTTCACCTTCATTTGATTTAGCAATTCCAGATTTTAAACATGAAGGCGCTCTAGCAGAGGAAGCAGTGtactcaatgaagaataacactgaaAGCTGTTCACGAGATCACAGACGATCGTCCATTGGGCTTCATCACTTGTTCTTGCAGGAGTCATTAACAGGATCAGATTTGCCTGGTGATCTTGTGCTTCCAAGTACTGAGAATGAAGATGGTTCCAACACTTGTCATGCTGAAAAAATTCCAGGATTTAAACATGAAGGTGCTCTATCAGACGAAGCAGTGTACTCACTGAAGAACACTGAAAGCTCTTCACGAGATCAGAGACGATTGTCCATTGGGCTTCATCACTTGTTCTTGCAGGAATCATttaaaggatcagatgtgcatGATGATCTTGTGCTTCCAAGTACTGAGAATGAAGATGATTCCAACACTCGTCATGCTGAAAAAATGGTTTCTTCAGAACCTGATTCACATCAAGGCTCTCGTGTAGATTTAAGTATGGTTGAAGAAATTAAGGGTTTGTTTTCATCTCAGAGAGACTATGAACAAGAAG GATTCTTGAGTTCCAGCCACAAAACAGAAAATGTTGCATCTGCCCAGTTGGATATATCAGAGGATCGTAATCTCATGAGAAG GGATATTATTACCGAGGTGATCTGCAAGGAGGAAGAGAAACGTGAACTCATTCCTTCTCTTGACACTGACACCCCTTGTGGAATATCACATACTGATGAACCTG ATGAACAGCAAATAACACTGCTGCAAGCTGCGGAAACATCGGCGTCAGCAGATAAGCAGCTTAGCTCTGAGTCGGCGGAGGATGAATTTAAGGAACACAACGTTAGTAGTGAAGTAACAAGTGGCATTTTTGGTGTTGGATCGGTGAAGAGTAATCTATTCCATTTGCACGAAGACTCTCACACCAATCCTATCCAGGGAAAGGATCTCCCAAATGACCTATCTGCACCTAAATCTCCTGTACAATCCACCACTGGTCAGGCTGAGAGTCTTTTAGGATCAG GCCTTTGTCACACTGTTGTTCGAAGGAGTACAGAAGAAATCCACACGAAGCTCCAACATAAGCGTAAAGAGGAATGCAGCGAGTACATTGATGATCAAGCCACTCTCATGTCTGAACGTGCACTGTTTGGAGGATCAGTAAGTGGAATGACACTGCTGCCAACTGCAGAACCATCTTCATTGCCAGAAGAGCAGTTTGACCCTGAGCCCGAGTGTGATGGATTTGAGGAACCTGACTGTAGTTATGATGAAGATGCAAGCTACTTATTTGGTTCTGGATCTGTGAAGAACAATGTACCCCATCTGGGTCATAAGGAGGAATACTATGAGCACAGTGATGATCCATACATAAGTGGCATGCCCAAGCCCTCACTGAACGGAGAATCAGAAAGTGGAGTGGCACTGCTGCCAGCTGAAGAAACACCAGCATTGACAAATGAGCACCTTAACTTCAAGATGGAGGAACCCAGTCTTTACTTCGATATAGACATTAGTGACATGTCTGATACTGGATTAATGGAGAACGACAATCTATCTAGCTTGCCCAAAGAGAATTATATGGAAACGTGGAAACAAGGTGAGATTTCAATTGGCACGTCTGCAGCAAAGTCTCTAGGAGAATCTGCAGTTTGCTCAGATGACAAGGTTCCTGGGTCAGGAG GAACCTGCCAAACTAGTGGGCGATGA